Genomic window (Akkermansiaceae bacterium):
GTCAGGATGAAGGACACATGGCTGCCGGCGCCGGTGCCATCGTCGTTCGAGAACACCGGCACGGGGTTGGTGGCCGGCGCCAGGCAACGCCTCGGGCAACTGGAGAACTGGATGATGCGCGGGCAGGCGGAGGAACTGACCACCCTCCGGGAACAATCCCGCGAACACATGCGGCGGAACATCCGCACGGCCATGGATGTGGAGGTCCTGCGTGACGAATCCCCTGAAAAAGCTGCGAACCAGTTCCTCGCCGCATGCAGGCGGCGGGATCTGCCTGCCATGCTGGGATTTCTGGGCGGGCTGCAGGACACGCCTCCCGACGACTGGGCGGACCGTCTGCGCTCCGCGGACGCTGCGGTGGGAGCCGGGAAAAAAGTCGGCTGGCCCTGGCGGCTGCTCATCGCCCCGGAGGTGGTGAGGGTGCGGGTGGAGGACGGGGGTGAGACGGACGGCTCCCTGTTTTCGTTCGCCTGCATCGACCCCGCCGGGACCGGGGTGAAGCAGACGTCCACCAAAGTGGAGATCCTCCACATCGAACTGAGCCGGGATGAGGAAGGACTGTGGAAGATCGACCTGCCCCCTTCGTTCCTCCTCCCTCCGGGCGAAGAACCGGACGACTCCGAGGATGACTTCGTCAAATCCCTGCTCGACGCCTTTCCCGGGGAAATCCGCAAACAGATCCCCGCCAGTCCCGCTCCCTCCATCCGGGAGGCCGCCGCTTCACTTGGGGAAGCCCTGGCGGCGGGATCATTGGACCCGCTCATCGCCCTGATGGATCTGGAGGGCGACCCCGGGACCGCCAGCCGTGGATGCGCCCTGGGGGCCAGGCTGTGGTGGCAGCTCCACAATCCGCAGGCCACACGGATGCCCCAGTTCCTGGGCTATCATGAAAGCGGCGGGGCGGGTGTCGTCACGTTCCAGTTTTTCTCCCCGCGGGAGCCGGGCACGCTCGATCTCAAATCCTTCTATCTGGAGAAAACCGCGGACGGCTGGCTGCTGCTTCCGGGCCTGAAGCTGACCAACTCCCCCAACAAGGAGCAGTCCGCCGTGAGGGACTGGGTTGCGGATCGTGAAAGGACATGGCGCGGCGGCTGGCAGGCCAAGCTCGTGGAGGGCTGCACGCGGATCGACCCCATCGCCGAAGGGAACGCACCTGCGGAGGAAGAAGCCAGGAAACTGGTGGAAGGCTGGCTCGCCGCCACCCACTCCGCGGATCTCCCCTCCGCACTGCGCGGCCTCGTCATCGTCAACCGGCAGGGGGAGACCGAACGGACGCTCCGCAATCTCGGGTTCGAGTTCAGCACCGCCCTGCGTGACGAGAACAGATTCTCCATCATCCACTGCGAGCGCGGCACCACCTGGACCGTTGTCGGAGTCAGGTCGGAATCAGGAACGACCATCACGTTCCCCCTCTATCTTGTGGTGGCCACCCCCCAAGGCCCCCGGATCCTCATCGGGGCCGATCTTTTCGGAGAATCGACGGGCGGGAGGAAAATACTGAACGATACCGTCCTGCGCCGCATCCGGGACTTCACCACTCCGGCTTCACTGGAGGAGATCAAAAGCCTGCTCGACAAATTCCGCAACAAGACCGGCGGATAGCTTCCACGCAAAAATACGGGCTGATTTACTCGTTCGCGTAATGGTGTGGTTTGGATTTTCTGATATTCATGAGCACATAAACCCAGTGCGGACATTCCGTCGGCATATCTCATTCCCCTTGTTGAGCCATGATAGCCCGGTCCATATCATCCACTCCGCAGCGCACCCGCGCACGGGGGATGACATTGCTTGAGCTGACGGTGGTGATCTTCGTCCTGATGGGGCTCGTCTCCATCATGTTCGTGGCGGCCCAGGCGTGGAAGCGCGGCGCGGACCGCGGCATGTGCGTGATGAACATCCAGGTGGCACAGAAGGCGATCCGCAGTTTCGGCAACCTCTACGGATATACTCCCGGGGACTCCGTGACCGGCTTGAAAGACAAGATATTCGCACCGGGTGGATTCATCGAAATGACCCCCGTTTGCAAAGGCGGCGGCACCTATACTTTCGGAGGCACCTCCGGCGAGGACACCCTCCCCCAGATCGGGCAGGTGTATCTGGAATGCTCCTTCAGCGAAACGCGGAGTCACTCGCTCCCGCCGAACAGCGAGTGGTGAGGACTCAGCCGCGGCCTTGGGCCAGCGCCGCCTCCGTGGCATCCAGCACGCGCCACACTCCCGGTGCGGTATCGCCCAGCGGCAGCTTGCCGATCGCCACACGCACCAGCCGCAGGGTGGGGAATCCCACCGCCGCCGTCATCCGCCGGACCTGGCGGTTCTTGCCCTCGGTGAGGGTGAGTTCCATCCAGGAAGTGGGGATGGCCTTTCTGAACCTGACGGGAGGATCCCGCGGAGGAAAGTCCGGCTCCGCCTCCAGGAGCCGCGCGCGGCAGGGCCGGGTCCGGTGGCCCTGGATAACGATGCCCCCGGCCGCCAGCCGTTTCACGGCATCATCGCCGGGCATGCCCTCCACCTGCACCTGGTAGGTGCGCGGGTGCGCCGCCGAAGGATCGAGGAAGCGGTGGTTGAAGCCCGGTTCATCCCCCAGCAGCAGCAGCCCCTCGGAATCCAGATCCAGCCGCCCGATGGGATACACCCCTTTCGGAAACCCGAAGTCCGCCAGCGTGCGCTGGCCCGGCTGGTCCGGCGTGAACTGGCAGAGCACGCCATACGGCTTGTTGAACGCGATCAGCATGATGTCCGCCTCATTTCCTGAAGATGAAGAACACCGCGCCCGCCATGCAGGCCGCCGCGCCCAGGTAGTTCCACGTGATCTTTTCCTTCATGAAGAAAATCGCGAAGGGAACGAACACCGTCAGGGTGATCACCTCCTGCATGATCTTCAACTGGGCGACGCTGAACGCCTGGTGGCCGATCCGGTTCGCGGGCACCTGGAACAGGTACTCGAAAAGGGCGACGCCCCAGGAAAGGAACGCCGCGATCCACCACGGCTTGTCCTTCAGGTCGCGCAGGTGGGCGTACCAGGCGAAGGTCATGAAAATATTCGAAATCGTGAGGAGGACGATGGTTTTCAAACCGATCATGCCGGAGGTGTAGCGGGGGACCGCGCCACCGGCAAGCCTCACGCCCGGTTGAGCCAGCCGATGGCCGCGTTCAGGTAGGTGGCATACATGATCCACAGCAGATACGGCAGGAGCAGGATCGCGGAAAGGTGATCCACCTTTTCCGCGCTGCGGATGGTGAGCGCCAGGAAACCCCAGATGCAGAAGATGACGGCCAGCGCCTAGCCGATGGCATGCGCGCCGAAAAAGACCGGAGTCCACGCGAGGTTCAGGACGAACTGGATGACGAACAACGTCACCGTCCCCATCGCGCGGAGGTGGATGAGACGACCTGCGGCGACGCCCATCAGGACGTAGAGGACACCCCACACCGGACCGAACACCCACGGCGGTGGATTTCCCGGAGGTTTCATCAGGTCCTGGTACCATTCCCCGCCGCCCTTCTCCATGGTGAGGCCGACGGCGGTGCCCAGGCCGAGGCAGACCAGCGCACCGGCGATGGGCCAGAGCCATGCGGAAACTCTTCCGGGAGGTGCTTCTTCATCGGTCATGGAACAAGATTCGTATGAGGCGGCGGGAATTTCAACTTCGACCTCACGGGGTAGGGGCGCGGCTTCGCCACGACGGTTGGGAAACGCCTCCTCCCTTTCTCCGGCATCCGCATGGAGACTGGGACCGCGGGATGAATCCCGCCCCGATTTGCTGGCAGCGCAGAACCGGTCGCTGCCTGGAAGCGGATTCTCCGGGGCGGGATGAATCCCGCGGTCCCAGTGCTTCCCTCCCAGCCGGAACGGCGGAGCTGTCACGGAAGATTGAACCATCCTGAATAGCTGCGATACTCCGACCGTCCCACCGCCCATGAAATACCTCCTCATGTCCCTCTCCGCCATCGTCCTCTCATCCTGCGCCGGGGATCCGGGCCATTTCGACGGAGGGGACGGTCATCGCCGCGGCTCGGGGAATGCCCCGCTGCGGGGACCATCCGCCGGTGACGTCATCCGGGACACCCACTACGACCGGGCCAGGCAGAACTACGAGGACCGCACCCACCAGCGCCGCTACGGCCGCTACGATTGACTCCGGGAAGATTGACTCCCCACGGCGGCGACGGCGAGGATAGGGCATGATCTCGTCCTTCTCCGGCATATTGTTCCTCCTTGGCTCCCTCCCCGTGCTCATCGCCCTGTGGATCGGTGTGGTCCACCTTTCCAAAAAAGGGCGTCCCGGCCACTGGTGGTGCATGCTGGCGGGAGCGATCCTGATCACCCTGCAACCCGTTCTCTGGATCGCCGTGGAGGTGATCTATCGGGCGATGAATGGACCGATGACCCACTACCCCACCACGCTGATGGTCACAAGCCGGGTGTCCACCCTGGGCTATTTGCTTTTCATGATCGGGTTCGCCATCCATGCCATCCGCCTTTCCCGCATGCGCGGACGCATCGAGGAACTGGAAATGATGAACCTCGCCCAGGCGACGGAACTGGAGCGGCTGCGGAACCGCTGAGTCCTGTGGCTGGGGCATCTTGCCCCAGGCCGTTGCCGGGGCGTCCCGCCCCGGTCTTCCGTCAAGTTTCGCCCGACGCCTGGAGCAGACTTTTTGCGGAAATACCCACTGGCCATTTCGAACTACGAGGACCTCAGACACCAACGCCGCTACGGGCAATTCAATTGAAGAATCCACGGGATTCATGAAGATGGTATCCATGCATCTCGAGATTGGAAAATTTCTCATGGCCACGATCCCTCTCCTGACCTTGCAATGGATCGGAGTGATGGCCCTCCGGAAGACAGAGCGGACAGGCGCGTGGTGGTGCATGCTCGCTGGAACCGTGAGCTACACCCTCTCGATGGCCTTCCACCTCACCATCTATATCTGGCAGGGACTCTGGGGCCACGAAATGTTGATGATGGTATATCATACCACCAGCTACGTCAGGTCCGGCAGCGCCCTGCTTTTCATGATCGGGTTCGCCATCCATGCCGTCCGCCTCTCCCGGATGCGCGGACGCATCGAGGAACTGGAAATGATGAACCTCGCCCAGGCGACGGAACTGGAGCGGCTGCGGAACCGCTGAATCATGTGGCAGGAACCGCATTCCATGCGGTCCGGCGGGGAAGATTCCCCATCATCCCAAGATGCCATCCCTGCGAATGATTCACCCGTTTCCAGATGGATAATCGGTGGGATATTGGAAGCCGGAAGGTATCGGGGGCCGTCCCCTGCCGGACCGCATGGAATGCGGTCCCTGCCCCGGACAACCGCTGATTCAGGCGTCCGGAGCCTTCACGTGGAAGGTGCCACGCAGCCACTTGCAACGGAATGGCTCGCCCGCTTCCTCCGGCTTCCAGCCGTTGGCACGGCCGAAGTCGATGCCCAGCGTGACCATGTTGTGGCTGACCACCTTCGGCAGTTGCGCGATGAAGAGCTGCCCGTTCACACCGGCCACCAATTCGATCACCAGCTCATTGGTTCCCGTCTGATTGCGCATGATCCAGCGATACATGGTATCGCGGTGGTTGATGTTCTTGAAGACTTTCTGTGGAGGCGGCACGCCCCGTTCCTAGATGTTGGAGAGCACCTTGGCAAACACCGATAGGGTGTCATCCAGATCCGCCTCGGTGTGGGCCAGCGAAAGGAAGCCGGTCTCATAGGGCGATGGGGCGATGTAGATGCCCTCCTCCAGGCAGCCCCAGAAGAACTTCCGGAACAGCTCGAGGTCCTGCTTCATCACGTCGTTCACATTGACGATCTCCCGGTCGGTGAAGAACAGGCAGAACATGGAACCGACGCGGTTCAGGCGGTAGGGGATGCCTTTTTCCTCCATCACGCCGCGCAGGCCTTGCTCGAAGTGGGCGCCGAGCTGGTCGAGCCGGGCGAAGCCGGAGGGCTTGGCAAGTTCCTTCAACTGGGCGAGACCGGCGGCCATCGCCAGCGGGTTTCCGGAAAGCGTGCCCGCCTGGTAAACCGGGCCGATCGGGGCGAGCATGTCCATCACATCCGCCCGGCCGCCGAACGCGCCGACGGGAAGACCACCGCCAATGACCTTGCCGAAGCAACTCAGGTCCGGCGTGAGGTTCTCCAGCCCCTGCACCCCCGCCCTGCCGAGGCGGAAGCCGGTCATGACTTCGTCGAAGATGAGCAGCGCGCCGTACTTTTTCGTGATGGAGGAAAGCAGGTCGAGGTAACCGGGTTTCGGGAAAACCAAGCCGGCGTTCGCGGGATACGACTCCACGATGATGGCGGCGATGAGTTCCCCCTGCGCGGCGAAGAGATTCTCCAGCGCCTCCACATCATTGTAGGGCAGGACGATGGTTTTTTCCGCGAAGGCGGCGGGCACACCGGCGGAGTCAGGCTCCCCGTGGGTGAGCGCGCCGGAACCGGCGGCGACCAGCAGCGAGTCGCTGTGGCCGTGGTAGCAGCCGTCGAACTTCACGATGTAGTCGCGTTTCGTGTAGCCGCGCGCGAGGCGGATGGCGGACATGGTGGCCTCCGTGCCGGAGCTGCACATACGGACCTTTTCCACGGATGGCACCCACTCGACGATGGTGCGGGCCATCTCCACCTCGTAGGGATTCGGGATGCCGAAAGAGACACCGTCCTTCGCCACCTCATGGATGGTGTTGGTGATGACGGTGGGCGCGTGGCCGAGGATGTTCGGCCCCCAGGAGCCGATGTAGTCGATGTAGGTTTTCCCATCCACATCCTCGATGCGGCTGCCCTTCGCCCGGCGGACGAAGAACGGCTCCCCGCCCACATTCCGGAATGCCCGGACGGGTGAGTTCACCCCTCCCGGGATCAGGGTTTTGGCGGTGGCGAAGAGTTTGGAGGAGATCGACGAGGAGGACATGGTTGCGCGGGGATGTTCTCCCGGAAATCCCGGGGCCGCAATCCGTGAAATTTGCAGGATGGAGCGCGGGCTTCAGTCCAATGCCGTTAAGGATTGGAGGGGATGGCAGGGACCGCATTCCATGCGGTCAGGCTGGGGACGGCAGAAAAAATCCCGTGATGCCGGATGTGTTGCGGCATGCCCCGCAGGATGGGATCACGCTGTGTCGACAAGGGCGGGATCGTGGGATCGCGGCAGCTTTCCCCATCCGGACCGCATGGAATGCGGTCCCTGCCTCCCGGCGTCATTTTCCTTTGAATGAATCCGGTGTACCGGACGTCACAGGAGAAACAGGCTTCCGTTTTCCGCGGATGCCGGTAGATTGATCCAATGAACCGGTGGCTCATCGCGCTCGTCTCCGTCTGTCTCGCGGTTTCCGCGGGGGCCCAGATCAAACGTGCTGACCGCACCTCGCTCCTCAACTCCGATCCGGATGTGGTCTATCTGGAGGAAACGCTGAAGGACCCCATCGAGCTGGAGGTCATCAAGGAAGCGCCGGTCTTTTCCGACAAGACGGGAAGCCACCGGCTTGGCTACCTGCGGGCGAACCAACGGGTGAAGCTGGAGGCCATCACGGACAAGGTGTACCGCGTGCGGGGCCAGGGCCGCAGCGGCGGCATCTCCGGCTGGGTCGGGCCGTGGGCGTTCGCGTCGAAGGACCCCGCGTTCGTGGAGAATCTGAAGAAACTCTACGTCCGCCAGATCGAGGTGCAGAACCTCATCGCCGCGAAGGCGGTGGCGGTGGGCATGACCATCGACGAAGTCGCCCTCTCTCTGGGCAAGCCGACGAAAACCTCCATGCGCCGGACCAGCACCGGCGAGGCGGGGTCATGGGAATTCATCGACTATGAGGAGGTGAAACACTACGTGACCCGCATTGATCCGGTGACCGGCGGGGTTTTCCGCCAGCTTTCCCACGTCACGCAGGAGGAAAAGAGCAAGACCGCCGTCGAGTTCGAAAACGGCCTCGTCACCGCGGTGACGGAGAGCGAGAACCGGCAGGGAGGGAATGTGCGGATCATCGTTCCACCGCTCATCTTCAGGTGGTGACGACCTCAGGGACCAGGCGGCTCGCGGGTGCTGGGAGCGCTGGTCTTCAGACCGGCGTCTTCACGTAGTAAAGGGTCCCGGCCCCACGCTTTCACTCCGGCAGCATCAACGGTGCCTGCGCATCGCGCGCCGGCAACTGCGGCTTTGCATCCTGTCCGTGGTCGAACAGCTCGTCCATGCGGTCGAGATACTTCGACATGGGATCCGTCCGGACGTGCTTCCGCTCCTGCAGGCGCTCCTTCAACCGCAGGTAGTCGTCGAACACGCCGCTGGGATTGCGCGCGCGCGTGATCTCGAACCAGTCGAGGAAATCCACCGCCCGCTCTCCTTTTGCACGCATCAGCTCCCGGGACTGCTCCAGGGACGCCAGACGCTCCGGCACCTTCGCCGTCTCCCCCCGTTCCAGGGAGGTGAGCACCGCCTGATACTCCACCAGCAACGGCCGATAGGAGGGAAAGCTGCGGTAGCTGAGACGCCAGATGGCATCCTGGGCGGGTTTGACCGCATCGATCCTTTCCTGCGGTTTCAGGTCGGACAGTTCCTGCCATGAGGACAGGGGCTTCTCCGCCACGGTTCCTCCCTCCCCGCGGAAGTGGAAGCGCAGCGCCTCATCCAGACCGGTCTCCGTCTCGGCGATGGAAAGGCTGTCGGACAGCGGGGCGGCACCCTTGTTCGCCATCTGGAGCGCCCACCACTTCTCGAGGCTGTTTTCGGAAAGATTCAGTTCCGGGAAATGCTTCCTGAGCAGGACCGGCATCTCCCCCTGGTAGCCCGCCACCTCAGAGAGGAAGGCGCGGAAGCCCTCCTTGCCCATCGGCTGCTCCAGCAGCGCCATCACCAGCGCGCCGGAGGAAACACGGAACGCCAGCTTCATCGCGGTGTCCATCTCCTCCTTGGCAGGCCCGGTGACGGAGAACAACTGGTCCATCTGGTAGATCCCCCCCTGCCGGAACAGCGCCTCATAGTGGCGGCGGTCCGCCTCCTTCAGCCTCCATGCGGTGGCCTCCCGCAGGCCCTCCACCAACCATGGCGGCACGTTGAACTCCTTCTCGGACTCGTCCGGCTTCCGGCTGCGCAGCGTGCGCTCGTAGATCAGGGCGGATGTCAGCACGGAAGCGAACCGCTCCCGCTCGACGCCGCGCCCCATGTGCGCCCGCACCCGCAG
Coding sequences:
- the hemL gene encoding glutamate-1-semialdehyde 2,1-aminomutase, with the protein product MSSSSISSKLFATAKTLIPGGVNSPVRAFRNVGGEPFFVRRAKGSRIEDVDGKTYIDYIGSWGPNILGHAPTVITNTIHEVAKDGVSFGIPNPYEVEMARTIVEWVPSVEKVRMCSSGTEATMSAIRLARGYTKRDYIVKFDGCYHGHSDSLLVAAGSGALTHGEPDSAGVPAAFAEKTIVLPYNDVEALENLFAAQGELIAAIIVESYPANAGLVFPKPGYLDLLSSITKKYGALLIFDEVMTGFRLGRAGVQGLENLTPDLSCFGKVIGGGLPVGAFGGRADVMDMLAPIGPVYQAGTLSGNPLAMAAGLAQLKELAKPSGFARLDQLGAHFEQGLRGVMEEKGIPYRLNRVGSMFCLFFTDREIVNVNDVMKQDLELFRKFFWGCLEEGIYIAPSPYETGFLSLAHTEADLDDTLSVFAKVLSNI
- a CDS encoding pseudouridine synthase, with the protein product MLIAFNKPYGVLCQFTPDQPGQRTLADFGFPKGVYPIGRLDLDSEGLLLLGDEPGFNHRFLDPSAAHPRTYQVQVEGMPGDDAVKRLAAGGIVIQGHRTRPCRARLLEAEPDFPPRDPPVRFRKAIPTSWMELTLTEGKNRQVRRMTAAVGFPTLRLVRVAIGKLPLGDTAPGVWRVLDATEAALAQGRG
- a CDS encoding tryptophan-rich sensory protein; its protein translation is MTDEEAPPGRVSAWLWPIAGALVCLGLGTAVGLTMEKGGGEWYQDLMKPPGNPPPWVFGPVWGVLYVLMGVAAGRLIHLRAMGTVTLFVIQFVLNLAWTPVFFGAHAIG
- a CDS encoding tryptophan-rich sensory protein, translating into MAVIFCIWGFLALTIRSAEKVDHLSAILLLPYLLWIMYATYLNAAIGWLNRA
- a CDS encoding DMT family protein → MIGLKTIVLLTISNIFMTFAWYAHLRDLKDKPWWIAAFLSWGVALFEYLFQVPANRIGHQAFSVAQLKIMQEVITLTVFVPFAIFFMKEKITWNYLGAAACMAGAVFFIFRK